In Rhodanobacteraceae bacterium, the following proteins share a genomic window:
- a CDS encoding SDR family NAD(P)-dependent oxidoreductase: MMAGQRVLVTGAGSGLGRELALCYARRGDRVACVDLYADRADETVRLLPGGGHLALVADVGSDAAMAALKAQVMGAWSGLDVLVNNAGIACGGECARTSAAEWQRTININLMGVVRGVREFVPMMEAQGSGRVINVASFAGLAGAPGLGAYGVSKAGVVALSEGMRAELQPKGIHVSVLCPSFFKTNLLQSFQGENDVPLKHVAAKLMESSPINAADVARYTIEESERGRFLLLPHKDTRIRWWLKRWMPGLYFRELLRYVAKNTRKAG, from the coding sequence GGATTGGGCCGTGAGCTGGCGCTGTGCTATGCCCGACGCGGTGATCGGGTCGCCTGTGTCGATCTCTACGCCGATCGGGCCGACGAAACCGTGCGTCTGTTGCCAGGAGGCGGACATCTGGCTCTCGTCGCCGACGTCGGCTCGGACGCCGCCATGGCGGCGCTCAAGGCTCAGGTCATGGGCGCCTGGTCAGGGCTGGACGTGCTGGTCAACAATGCCGGCATCGCCTGTGGGGGCGAGTGCGCCCGCACCAGCGCTGCGGAATGGCAGCGCACCATCAACATCAACCTGATGGGCGTGGTTCGCGGCGTGCGTGAGTTTGTGCCGATGATGGAGGCGCAGGGCAGCGGTCGGGTCATCAACGTCGCTTCCTTTGCCGGGCTGGCAGGCGCTCCGGGTCTGGGCGCCTATGGCGTGTCCAAGGCCGGCGTGGTGGCCCTCTCCGAGGGCATGCGCGCCGAACTGCAGCCCAAGGGCATTCACGTCAGCGTGCTGTGTCCGAGTTTCTTCAAGACCAATCTGCTGCAGTCCTTCCAGGGCGAGAACGATGTGCCGCTCAAGCATGTGGCCGCGAAACTCATGGAAAGCAGCCCGATCAATGCCGCTGACGTCGCGCGCTACACCATTGAGGAGAGCGAGCGCGGTCGCTTTCTGCTGCTGCCGCACAAGGACACCCGCATCCGCTGGTGGCTGAAGCGCTGGATGCCGGGCCTGTATTTCCGCGAACTGCTGCGCTATGTGGCGAAGAACACCCGCAAGGCGGGGTGA
- the ispA gene encoding (2E,6E)-farnesyl diphosphate synthase, with translation MPFPVLDFLAEAAERAERALQVSLPAAEQLPERLHQAMRYSVLGGGKRLRPALVYAAGKALNAPPELLDPPAAAVEIIHAYSLIHDDLPAMDNDELRRGKPTCHIAFGEAEAILAGDALQALAFEVLASASGLWPAKAQLAMLRLLASACGSRGMAGGQAIDLAAVGQTLTLNELERMHRYKTGELIRASVLLGALAAGVPESSQEYAALDRYGRELGFAFQIHDDILDVLGTTEVLGKPQGSDLARGKPTYPALVGIEESRRLTQQHLAAAIDALAEFDHQADTLRGLAHYVAERES, from the coding sequence ATGCCTTTCCCGGTCCTGGATTTTCTCGCCGAAGCGGCCGAGCGCGCCGAGCGCGCGCTGCAGGTCTCGTTGCCGGCAGCTGAACAACTTCCCGAGCGCCTGCACCAGGCCATGCGCTACAGCGTGCTGGGTGGCGGCAAGCGCTTGCGTCCGGCCCTGGTCTACGCCGCCGGCAAGGCGCTCAATGCCCCGCCGGAGCTGCTCGATCCACCTGCCGCAGCGGTGGAGATCATCCACGCCTATTCATTGATCCACGACGATCTTCCGGCGATGGACAACGATGAGTTGCGCCGGGGCAAGCCTACCTGCCATATCGCATTTGGCGAAGCCGAGGCGATCCTGGCGGGAGACGCCCTGCAGGCCCTGGCTTTCGAAGTGCTGGCCAGCGCCTCCGGTCTGTGGCCGGCCAAGGCGCAGCTGGCCATGCTTCGACTACTGGCGAGCGCCTGCGGATCGCGTGGGATGGCCGGTGGACAGGCCATAGATCTGGCCGCCGTTGGACAGACCCTGACCCTCAATGAGCTGGAGCGGATGCATCGCTACAAGACCGGTGAACTGATCCGCGCCTCGGTACTGCTCGGCGCCCTGGCGGCCGGCGTTCCTGAATCTAGCCAGGAGTACGCGGCGCTGGACCGCTACGGCCGGGAGCTGGGCTTCGCCTTCCAGATTCATGACGACATCCTCGATGTGCTCGGCACCACCGAGGTCCTCGGCAAGCCCCAGGGCTCGGATCTGGCCCGCGGCAAGCCGACCTATCCGGCCCTGGTCGGCATCGAAGAATCACGACGCCTGACACAGCAGCATCTGGCGGCCGCCATAGACGCGCTTGCTGAATTCGACCACCAGGCCGACACGCTGCGCGGGCTGGCTCACTACGTGGCCGAGCGCGAGAGTTGA
- a CDS encoding exodeoxyribonuclease VII small subunit codes for MSTTESKPVTQPGAIADFEKSLDELESLVARMEHGELTLEDSVKAFERGMLLYQNCQQALNEAELRVDLLLKGNDPSGRVRLDPETP; via the coding sequence ATGAGCACGACCGAATCCAAACCCGTGACGCAGCCGGGCGCCATCGCCGATTTCGAGAAGTCGCTGGACGAGCTCGAATCGCTGGTGGCGCGCATGGAGCACGGTGAGCTGACTCTGGAAGATTCGGTCAAGGCCTTTGAACGCGGCATGCTGCTGTACCAGAACTGCCAGCAGGCGCTGAACGAGGCCGAACTTCGTGTCGATCTGTTGCTCAAGGGCAATGACCCCAGCGGTCGCGTGCGGCTGGACCCGGAAACACCCTGA
- a CDS encoding AAA family ATPase → MYLDFYGLSEAPFSITPDPRFVYLSERHRDGLAHLLYGVGQGGSGGFVQLTGEVGTGKTTLCRLLLEQLPDKTRVALLLNPLLSPVELLETICEELHIEIEDARGSLKTLTDRLNAFLLKAHAAGERVVVIIDEAQNLSVDSLEQVRLLTNLETATQKLLQIILLGQPELRELLDRPDLRQLAQRITARYHLTPLDADETETYVRHRLHVVGSERLPFTRLALRTLHRRSGGVPRLINVIADRALVAGYARSLDSINERVIDEAADEALHGGSRRRRRLWMSVAAALALIALSLVAWRWPRASDPATEAVAADAPVAPAEAPSEALQRLLASHEESDMRPWQRLAELWSWPADADQLTRLAACGGRIEPGINCLRASGPLGRLGKLGRPVILRLRGESGFASAVLLALDERQARIELGGETLTLPRSLIELHWLGDYRVMWRAPEWVPATLRNGDRGPGVNWLRERLAAAEVQEGLEGPIGQGEVFDTELERRLRRLQIRLGLVADGIAGPETQMALASFDEEGPRLARLELPRG, encoded by the coding sequence ATGTACCTAGACTTCTACGGCCTCTCCGAGGCACCTTTCTCCATTACCCCGGATCCGCGCTTCGTCTATTTGAGCGAGCGCCACCGGGACGGACTGGCACATCTGTTGTACGGCGTCGGTCAGGGGGGCTCTGGCGGTTTCGTGCAGCTGACCGGCGAGGTTGGCACTGGCAAGACCACCTTGTGCAGGCTGCTGCTGGAACAACTGCCCGACAAGACCCGCGTGGCCTTGTTGCTCAATCCACTGCTGAGCCCGGTGGAACTGCTCGAAACCATCTGCGAAGAGCTGCACATCGAAATCGAGGATGCGCGCGGCAGTCTGAAGACGCTGACGGATCGACTGAACGCCTTTCTGCTCAAGGCGCACGCCGCCGGCGAGCGGGTGGTGGTGATCATCGACGAGGCCCAGAACCTGTCGGTCGACTCGCTGGAGCAGGTGCGCTTGCTGACCAATCTGGAAACGGCCACGCAAAAGCTGCTGCAGATCATCCTGCTGGGCCAGCCGGAATTGCGCGAGTTACTGGACAGGCCAGACTTGCGACAGCTGGCACAACGCATCACCGCGCGCTATCACCTGACACCGCTGGATGCCGACGAGACCGAAACCTATGTGCGTCATCGGCTGCACGTGGTGGGCAGTGAGCGCTTGCCATTCACCCGCCTGGCGCTGCGTACCCTGCACCGTCGCTCCGGGGGTGTGCCCAGGCTGATCAACGTGATCGCCGACCGGGCGCTGGTGGCCGGGTATGCGCGCTCGCTGGACAGCATCAATGAGCGGGTCATTGACGAGGCTGCCGATGAGGCACTGCATGGCGGCTCACGTCGCCGCCGCCGGCTGTGGATGAGTGTGGCGGCGGCGCTGGCGCTGATCGCCCTGTCGCTGGTCGCATGGCGCTGGCCGCGCGCGTCCGATCCGGCGACCGAGGCGGTGGCTGCCGATGCGCCTGTGGCGCCGGCCGAGGCCCCCTCGGAAGCACTGCAGCGTCTGCTGGCGAGCCATGAAGAGTCGGACATGCGCCCCTGGCAGCGTCTCGCCGAGCTTTGGTCTTGGCCGGCGGACGCCGATCAGCTGACCAGACTGGCCGCTTGTGGTGGTCGCATCGAGCCCGGCATCAACTGTCTGCGCGCCTCCGGGCCGCTGGGACGGCTGGGCAAGCTGGGCCGTCCGGTCATCCTGCGATTGCGCGGCGAGAGCGGCTTTGCCTCGGCGGTTCTATTGGCGCTGGATGAGCGGCAGGCCCGAATCGAGCTTGGTGGTGAAACCCTGACTCTGCCGCGGTCCTTGATCGAACTGCATTGGTTGGGAGACTATCGGGTCATGTGGCGTGCACCAGAGTGGGTGCCGGCCACCCTGCGCAACGGCGATCGCGGACCCGGCGTAAACTGGTTGCGTGAACGATTGGCCGCCGCTGAGGTCCAAGAGGGTCTGGAAGGCCCGATTGGACAGGGCGAAGTCTTCGATACAGAGTTGGAACGCCGCTTACGACGTTTGCAGATTCGTTTGGGGCTGGTCGCAGATGGCATTGCCGGGCCGGAAACACAGATGGCCCTGGCCAGTTTCGATGAGGAAGGCCCGCGCCTTGCGCGCCTGGAATTGCCCCGAGGTTGA